One Candidatus Nitrososphaera evergladensis SR1 genomic window carries:
- a CDS encoding aspartate kinase, translated as MYRTDFVMIIVMKFGGTAVDSPDKVRHVAQLIKSHKAGNDVVCVVSAVRGMTDGLLSIADSVRRGDRTSIEDFVKKSLKTHTDIVNGAISDKKLREDALASMKKTIGELEDVLGGIVLLGEVTPKSLDYLMSFGERLSTPIVAYALADMGVDSEYLTGKEAGIVTDSNFGEARPLMDTTKLRVSHRLGPVTKRGAVPVITGFIGADQHGNTTTIGRGGSDYTATIVAASIGASEVWLWSDVDGLMTADPKIVKGAQVLKEVSFAEAMEMALFGAKYMHPRALEPVMDTKIPIRIRNTFNVKHPGTVITQNPSRDSQKIVKSVSAIRHTALIDVSGGGMVGAPGTAAKIFDTLAKNRVNIMMISQSPSESSISMVVRKSDLDKATTTLELNLLGKVIKQVNVSDDVAVIAVVGSGMRGIKGVAAKVFGAVAKRKINVIMIAQGSSELNLAFVVNDSDCEGAVNALHDEFGLGKTRVRK; from the coding sequence GTGTACAGGACTGACTTTGTAATGATAATCGTGATGAAGTTTGGCGGGACGGCGGTGGACTCGCCAGACAAGGTCCGGCATGTGGCGCAGCTGATAAAATCCCACAAGGCGGGAAACGACGTTGTTTGCGTCGTCTCGGCAGTCAGGGGCATGACCGACGGACTCTTGTCAATAGCAGACAGCGTGAGGCGTGGCGACCGCACCTCAATCGAGGATTTCGTAAAAAAGTCGTTAAAGACTCACACTGACATTGTAAACGGCGCAATATCCGACAAGAAATTGAGGGAGGATGCGCTTGCAAGCATGAAAAAAACCATCGGCGAGCTTGAAGACGTGCTTGGAGGAATCGTCCTTCTGGGCGAGGTGACTCCCAAGTCCCTTGACTACCTGATGTCGTTTGGCGAGCGCCTATCCACACCCATAGTCGCGTACGCACTTGCAGACATGGGCGTCGACTCGGAATACCTCACCGGCAAGGAGGCCGGCATCGTGACAGATTCCAATTTTGGCGAGGCCCGTCCGCTCATGGATACTACAAAACTGCGCGTAAGCCACAGGCTGGGCCCGGTAACAAAGCGCGGAGCGGTGCCGGTGATAACCGGCTTTATCGGCGCCGACCAGCACGGCAACACGACTACTATAGGGCGCGGGGGCTCTGACTATACCGCAACCATAGTCGCGGCAAGCATTGGCGCAAGCGAGGTGTGGCTGTGGAGCGACGTTGACGGCCTGATGACTGCCGACCCCAAGATAGTGAAAGGCGCGCAGGTTCTAAAAGAGGTCTCGTTTGCAGAGGCGATGGAGATGGCGCTCTTTGGAGCCAAGTACATGCACCCAAGGGCCCTTGAACCTGTCATGGACACCAAGATCCCAATACGCATACGCAACACGTTCAACGTCAAGCATCCCGGCACGGTAATCACGCAAAACCCTAGCCGCGACTCGCAAAAGATAGTAAAGTCGGTAAGCGCAATACGCCACACCGCGCTAATCGACGTGAGCGGAGGCGGCATGGTGGGTGCGCCCGGGACTGCGGCCAAGATCTTTGACACGCTTGCCAAGAACAGGGTGAACATCATGATGATATCTCAGAGCCCGTCGGAATCGAGCATATCAATGGTGGTGCGCAAGAGCGACCTTGACAAGGCGACTACCACGCTTGAACTGAACCTGCTTGGCAAGGTGATAAAGCAGGTGAACGTGAGCGACGACGTTGCGGTAATTGCGGTGGTAGGCTCTGGTATGCGCGGGATAAAAGGGGTGGCGGCAAAGGTGTTTGGCGCAGTTGCAAAGCGCAAGATAAACGTCATAATGATAGCGCAGGGCTCGTCGGAGCTTAACCTCGCTTTTGTAGTAAACGACAGCGACTGCGAGGGCGCAGTAAACGCCCTGCACGACGAATTTGGACTAGGAAAAACAAGGGTGCGCAAATAA